The Vulpes vulpes isolate BD-2025 chromosome 8, VulVul3, whole genome shotgun sequence genome has a window encoding:
- the CDC42EP3 gene encoding cdc42 effector protein 3 — MPAKTPIYLKAANNKKGKKFKLRDILSPDMISPPLGDFRHTIHIGKEGQHDVFGDISFLQGNYELLPGNQEKARAGQFPGHSEFFRANSTSDSMFTETPSPVLKNAISLPTIGGSQALMLPLLSPVTFNSKQESFGPAKLPRLSCEPVVEEKAPEKSSLLENGTGHQGDVSWGSSGSASQSSQGRDSHSSSLSEQYPDWSAEDMFEHSAACELVKKTKSEESLSDLTGSLLSLQLDLGPSFLDEVLNVMDKNK, encoded by the coding sequence ATGCCAGCCAAGACCCCAATTTACCTAAAAGCTGCCAAtaacaaaaaaggcaagaaatttaAACTGAGGGACATTTTGTCCCCTGACATGATTAGCCCCCCGCTTGGAGACTTCCGCCACACCATCCACATCGGCAAAGAGGGCCAGCACGACGTCTTTGGTGACATCTCCTTCCTGCAAGGGAACTACGAGCTGTTGCCCGGAAACCAGGAGAAAGCGCGCGCAGGTCAGTTTCCGGGGCACAGCGAGTTCTTCCGGGCCAACAGCACGTCCGACTCCATGTTCACGGAAACGCCCTCCCCAGTGCTCAAGAACGCCATCTCCCTACCTACCATTGGGGGGTCCCAAGCACTCATGTTGCCCCTGCTGTCGCCAGTGACATTTAATTCCAAACAGGAGTCCTTTGGGCCAGCAAAGCTGCCCCGGCTTAGCTGTGAGCCCGTCGTGGAGGAAAAGGCTCCGGAGAAAAGCAGCCTGTTGGAGAATGGGACGGGCCACCAGGGCGACGTCTCGTGGGGTTCCAGCGGGTCGGCGTCACAGTCCAGCCAGGGCAGGGACAGCCACTCCTCCAGCCTCTCGGAACAGTACCCCGACTGGTCGGCCGAGGACATGTTTGAGCATTCGGCCGCGTGCGAGCTCGTCAAGAAGACCAAGTCAGAGGAGTCCCTCTCTGATCTCACAggttccctcctctccctgcagctCGACCTGGGGCCCTCGTTTTTGGATGAGGTGCTGAATGTCATGGATAAAAATAAGTAA